The following proteins come from a genomic window of Lolium rigidum isolate FL_2022 chromosome 5, APGP_CSIRO_Lrig_0.1, whole genome shotgun sequence:
- the LOC124656931 gene encoding momilactone A synthase-like — protein MEQVEGQGPHTRPWRGLVLPRASTWCGQPVGPDEQRMPRGTGYPAVHSARSSPTRSQRWQKPLAAAPSPSQWSMARVLVLEKMEEGDGLLGEDEAVAGWNESGGLKAEVGRQCRRRPVAINGGGWEGKIALITGGASGLGKATAHEFIQEGASVVLADVNSQLGLQTAEELGPHAHFIHCDVAVEDSVAGAVDAAVARHGRLDVMFNSAGVAGSLSGTSEMASLDLGQFDSVMRVNVRGTLAGIKHATRVMAPAFSGSILCMGSISGLMGGLGSYPYSASKLAIAGVVRTAAAELARHGVRVNCISPHAIATPMVVRQFAEMLGGADEATVASIVAGLGQLKGATCEAVDVARAAVYLASDDAKYVSGHNLVVDGGFTTYKYMDLPLPTPQE, from the exons ATGGAGCAAGTGGagggccaggggccccacaccaggccttgGCGCGGCCTGGTGCTGCCCCGCGCCAGCACATGGTGTGGCCAGCCTGTGGGTCCCGATGAACAGCGCATGCCCAGGGGGACGGGGTACCCTGCCGTCCACAGTGCACGCTCCTCGCCGACGAGAAGCCAACGGTGGCAGAAGCCGTTGGCAGCAGCGCCGTCTCCTTCGCAGTGGTCCATGGCGAGGGTGCTAGTgctggagaagatggaggagggcgACGGTTTGCTCGGCGAGGATGAAGCTGTGGCTGGCTGGAAT GAGAGCGGCGGCCTCAAAGCTGAAGTTGGTCGGCAGTGCAGGCGCCGGCCGGTGGCTATCAACGGCGGTGGATGGGAG GGGAAGATTGCCCTGATAACAGGAGGGGCTAGCGGGCTCGGCAAGGCAACGGCTCACGAGTTCATCCAGGAGGGCGCATCCGTTGTTCTTGCCGACGTCAATTCCCAGCTAGGCCTGCAGACAGCTGAGGAGCTTGGCCCGCATGCTCACTTCATCCACTGCGACGTTGCCGTCGAGGACAGCGTCGCGGGAGCCGTCGACGCCGCAGTGGCCAGGCACGGCCGGCTCGACGTCATGTTCAACAGCGCAGGCGTAGCGGGCTCTCTGTCCGGCACCTCGGAGATGGCGAGCCTGGACCTGGGCCAGTTCGACAGTGTGATGCGCGTGAACGTGCGCGGCACGCTGGCGGGGATCAAGCACGCGACCCGCGTCATGGCGCCGGCGTTCTCCGGCTCCATCCTCTGCATGGGGAGCATCAGCGGCCTCATGGGCGGGCTCGGCTCCTACCCGTACTCGGCGTCCAAGCTCGCCATCGCCGGCGTCGTCAGAACCGCCGCCGCGGAGCTCGCGCGGCACGGCGTCCGCGTCAACTGCATATCGCCGCACGCGATCGCGACGCCGATGGTGGTGCGGCAGTTCGCTGAGATGCTCGGGGGCGCGGATGAGGCGACGGTGGCGTCCATCGTCGCGGGCCTCGGTCAGCTCAAGGGCGCGACGTGCGAGGCGGTGGACGTGGCCAGGGCGGCCGTGTACCTCGCGTCGGACGACGCAAAGTACGTGTCCGGTCACAACCTGGTGGTGGACGGCGGGTTCACCACCTACAAGTACATGGACCTGCCGTTGCCCACGCCACAGGAGTGA